The proteins below come from a single Corylus avellana chromosome ca3, CavTom2PMs-1.0 genomic window:
- the LOC132175577 gene encoding RNA polymerase II transcriptional coactivator KELP-like — MEPEIQERIEKTVVRILQESDMEETTEHKIRKQAAAELQLDLSDPPYKAFVKQVVQSFLEQQQQQQQQEEEEQAEEEEERGDPRKEYDDDGDLIICRLSDKRKVTIQEFRGKTLVSIREYYKKDGKDLPTSKGISMTEEQWSTFKKNMPAIEKAITKMESRLM; from the exons ATGGAACCGGAAATCCAAGAGAGAATCGAAAAGACAGTGGTGAGGATTCTACAGGAGTCTGACATGGAGGAGACCACGGAGCACAAGATCCGGAAGCAGGCCGCCGCGGAGCTCCAACTCGACCTCTCCGACCCGCCTTACAAGGCCTTCGTCAAGCAGGTCGTACAGTCCTTCCtcgaacaacaacaacaacaacaacaacaagaggaagaagagcaagcagaagaagaggaagaacgAGGAGACCCTCGTAAGGAGTACGATGATGATGGCGACCTCATCATTTGCAGA CTGTCAGACAAGAGAAAGGTGACAATTCAAGAATTCAGGGGGAAGACTCTGGTGTCGATAAGGGAGTACTATAAGAAAGATGGGAAAGATCTTCCTACTTCTAAAG GTATAAGCATGACCGAGGAGCAATGGTCAACCTTCAAGAAGAACATGCCTGCTATAGAGAAAGCCATTACAAAGATGGAATCACGGCTTATGTGA
- the LOC132174402 gene encoding probable protein phosphatase 2C 55, whose amino-acid sequence MILLPTTFLFRDGSEEKRLKMVAGAYYIPKGTSCFRGIGDDAHFICEERQTIGVADGVGGWGIMGIDPGEYARQLMANSLEAILMEPDGKVDLGRVLNQAYSNTKVKGASTACILTLIDNCLHVANLGDSGFLLIRKDEIYKSEIQEHYFNCPFQLGQEADTPDLAEIFPVDVKSGDMLIVGTDGLFDNMFERQIRDTARLGAEVGLNPEQVAWAVAEHAYHKSMKKKVYTPFMKAAKNSGRVFSGGKPDDITVMVAYIVDA is encoded by the exons ATGATCTTGCTTCCTACCACATTCTTGTTTAGGGATGGATCAGAAGAAAAAAGGTTGAAAATGGTTGCCGGAGCGTACTACATACCAAAGGGAACAAGTTGTTTTAGAGGTATAGGCGATGATGCTCACTTCATATGTGAAGAGAGACAAACAATTGGTGTGGCAGATGGCGTGGGTGGGTGGGGCATCATGGGTATCGACCCGGGAGAATATGCCCGACAACTCATGGCTAACTCTTTGGAGGCAATATTAATGGAACCAGATGGGAAGGTTGATCTTGGAAGAGTTCTGAATCAAGCTTACTCAAACACCAAGGTTAAAGGAGCATCAACAGCTTGCATATTAACATTGATAGACAAT TGCTTGCATGTTGCTAACTTGGGAGATAGTGGATTTCTGCTGATTAGAAAAGATGAAATATACAAATCCGAAATTCAAGAACATTATTTTAATTGTCCATTCCAGCTGGGACAAGAAGCAGACACCCCCGATTTGGCAGAG ATATTTCCAGTTGATGTAAAATCAGGAGACATGCTTATAGTCGGCACAGACGGGCTGTTTGATAACATGTTTGAGAGGCAGATTAGAGACACTGCAAGATTGGGGGCAGAGGTTGGTTTAAATCCAGAGCAGGTGGCTTGGGCAGTAGCAGAGCATGCTTATCACaaatcaatgaagaagaaaGTTTATACACCATTTATGAAAGCTGCTAAGAATTCTGGGAGAGTGTTTTCTGGTGGCAAACCTGATGATATAACTGTCATGGTTGCTTACATTGTTGATGCTTAG
- the LOC132175069 gene encoding uncharacterized protein LOC132175069, translating into MGCASSTRVKATVDLAYRPAPASFAVFDINAIEEPWLVVNHAPLEHQEKPSHVPAPILEKLSTFEADAPHTWDEVSKALQLDDLKKPKSLVTSVKPETEPLRTPAHDSTPPAKNAPRKSASFHTLDELDAKLSSKKATVIATSAKSETKPLSSNPVNNAPRKSLSFQAPELNRTESNRTVSEDFKPKPLRENIFIVKDRMERQKGEPKKDPLSEFPARCPPDGGADAVVLYTTSLRGVRRTHEDCTRARAVMELQGVVFEERDVSLHGKYLSELRKLLNDESLSLPRVFVKGRYIGGVEELLDLNESGRLGRILGLARVERGVMMQECEGCGGKRFVPCLECGGSCKLVKSGLDKERCGQCNENGLVHCPACKGFSRGNSIN; encoded by the coding sequence ATGGGGTGCGCCTCCTCAACACGAGTCAAGGCGACCGTCGATCTCGCGTACCGCCCAGCCCCCGCGAGCTTCGCGGTCTTCGACATCAACGCCATCGAGGAGCCGTGGCTGGTGGTGAACCATGCGCCGCTGGAGCACCAGGAGAAGCCCTCGCACGTGCCGGCCCCGATTCTCGAGAAGCTCAGCACGTTCGAGGCCGACGCCCCCCACACGTGGGACGAAGTCAGCAAAGCCCTCCAGTTAGACGACCTCAAGAAGCCCAAATCCCTCGTTACCTCAGTTAAACCCGAAACTGAACCACTGCGCACCCCGGCGCACGATAGCACACCCCCCGCCAAAAACGCACCACGTAAGAGCGCCTCCTTCCACACCCTCGACGAGCTCGACGCCAAGCTTTCCTCCAAGAAGGCCACGGTTATCGCCACGTCGGCAAAATCCGAAACGAAACCACTCAGCTCAAATCCGGTGAACAACGCGCCGCGTAAGAGCCTCTCGTTCCAAGCGCCCGAGTTGAACAGGACCGAGTCGAATCGGACCGTGTCGGAGGATTTTAAGCCGAAGCCCCTGAGAGAGAACATATTTATCGTTAAGGACAGGATGGAGAGGCAAAAGGGAGAGCCAAAGAAGGACCCGCTGAGCGAGTTTCCGGCGAGGTGCCCGCCGGACGGAGGCGCCGACGCGGTGGTTCTCTACACGACGTCGTTGCGGGGGGTGCGGCGCACGCACGAGGACTGCACCCGCGCGCGGGCAGTGATGGAGTTGCAGGGCGTGGTTTTCGAGGAGCGCGACGTGTCGTTGCACGGGAAGTATCTAAGCGAGCTGAGAAAGTTGCTAAACGACGAGTCGTTGAGCCTGCCGAGGGTGTTCGTGAAGGGGAGGTACATAGGGGGAGTGGAGGAGTTACTGGATCTGAACGAGTCGGGCCGTCTGGGTCGGATCCTGGGCCTCGCACGTGTGGAGAGAGGAGTGATGATGCAAGAGTGCGAGGGGTGTGGGGGAAAGAGGTTTGTGCCGTGTTTGGAGTGTGGTGGTAGTTGTAAGCTCGTGAAGAGTGGGTTGGATAAGGAAAGGTGTGGGCAGTGCAATGAGAATGGGTTGGTGCACTGCCCGGCGTGTAAAGGTTTTTCCCGAGGAAATTCTATTAACTGA